AGAAATTAACAAATTAAAGAAAAATACTCCTTTGTCAAAAGATAAGATAAAGATATTCAACGATACGACTAATAAAATTGTAAGCAATGCGTTTAAAGAATATGACAAAATATTTATTAATGAAGAAGATAAAGAAATAGATAATGAGATAAAAACTGCAATATCTGGTTCACAAATACTTTTTGAAAAGTCAGCTTTTGTAGATAATGATATACCACATTTGAATTATGATTCTGTTTTTGCTGGTCATTTGGCAAGAGAAGTGATAAAACGCTATATTCCTAATTCATTTATTATGGCAAGAACAAGAAGCTATCTTTTAAATTCAAATAACATAGTAAAAGGTATAGAAAGGAGTATGAACAGTATAAATATTGATGATATAATTATAATCGCAATTAATATAGATATTCCAATAGACAATCTATTAAAAGAGAATTTTGAAACATATTATTGCAAATTACATTCTACATCTAATATTAGAAATGTGTTGTTCGTTTTGAAAAAAAGCTATTTGCCTTATATAAGCTATAAAAAACCTAATTTAGAGGATATAAAGAAAGAACATCTACAATTAATAAATGAAAATATAAATTTGTACACTTCTATAATTGATTTGAGTTTGCCAGAAAATAAGTCTTTAAAAGATGAATGGGAAATTAGTGATGATGAAACTAAGGTACAAGTAACGATAGCTTTTCATGCTATAATTCATTGGAAAAAAGAGCGTGAAATTATTCAGTTCAATATTAGTTCACAGTATAAAGAACAAGGAGTAGAAAACGAGGTGAACGATATAATTGCACTTAAATAAAGTTGGTTCTTTGCTACTTTGCTTTCCCGTCACAGCGTCACGAAGAAAGTAGTGGAAAAATCCGGTTGAAAAAGTGGTTTCTTTGCTTCTTGTCTTTTCCGCTACGGCTCACGAAAGAAAGAAGTCCGGCAAAATATCCGGTAAAGAACAAAGGGCGGTAAAAAAAGAAGTCCGGGCGGATCGCTACCCGTCCCGAACTTCCGGCGATGAAACAAAAGAGTAGAAAGAAAGTGGCGGGCGGATTTCTCCGCCCTTGCTTTCTGTTTGGTTAGGCTGCAATCCCTTCGGGTTGCGGTTGTTCTTCGGCTTGGGTGATTTCATGCCCTTTTGCCTTCGTCTTTTCCTGTACCAAAAGAACGGCTTTGCGTTCCTCGATGCGCTGGTGTCGTTTCTCGTACACTTCGTTATATCCGCTTTCGATGGCTGAAAGTTCTTCGGGCATGTGCTTACGGGCGAAGTCGAGCAAAAGGGATGCTTCGGTATTGTTGCCGTATGCGCTTCGGAAATTGGCTATCAGATAATCCCTGCGGATAATGGTCTTTATCCTGACGGTGAGATTTTCCACGATATTCATTTTGTCCTCGTTCGTGAGGTAGTGTTTCCCTTCTTCGGTGATACCCACGGCTGCAAAATGTTCGCTCCGCAAATTGGAGAGCATGAAGAAATAAAGCATCTTTTCCTCGTCCGCTCCGAACTTGCCGCCCGTTATGTCGGCTTCCATTATCTGCCGTTTGGTATCTTCAACCGTTCTTTCTACGGCTATCTCCTTGTTACGCTCGTCCTGCTTCTCCAACTTCTGAACGGGTGAAAGGGTGGCTTCGGTGGACGTTCCGTCCGCTTCGGTTACGTTCTCCACATAACAGAAAGTAATCTCCTGTTTCCCTATCTTGGCGTAAACGGTGATTTCTCCCGCTTCGCTCCGCCCTGTGATTTCTTCCTCTTTCTCCATGTAGTCCGCCCATTGCTGCTCGTAACGGGTGCGGGCTTCCTCGTAACGTTCGGGATTGTTGAAATTTTCCTCTTTGGGTTCGTTGGGACTTGTGGGAAAAGCGGTGTGTTTTTCAAGACTTTCAACCTCGTACCCTAAAGCGATTAACCGCTCTATCACTGTTTCGTTGGTGCTGTAACGGTCACGGCAAAGGGAAACCTTGGGCTGTTGCCGTATGATTTGGACGGCTCTCTCCATGAGGAAAGATGCGTTCATTTCAGCCAGACAAGTACGGTTGGCGCAATGTCCGCAGCCGCCATCGGCAAACAAAAGCAGGTTGTTCGTGTTGTGGGCACACGTTGCACACTCGGTCTTGTCAAAGGAGTAATACCGTAAATCGGTGGTATAGTTGCTCTCTATCCGTTTGGCTACATCGGCAGCTTTCAGTCCCCGCCAACTGTTGTAGTTGTTCCCGTCCTGCAAATGTTTCTCGTACACTTCACGCTGTATATCTTCCCCGTAACGGCAGATTTCGGCTGCTACACTGATAGTGATTTCGTCCGTTTCCAATAATTCAGCTATTTCGGGGATTAGGGCGGTGAATTTCAAACGGGTACGGATATAGTTCTCGTTCTTGCCGAAACGTACCGCCAATGTTGCTACGGTGTGCCTTCCCGTTTCAATCATGCGTTGGTAGGCGTTGGCTTCCTCGATGGGTGTCACGTCCTCACGCTGCAAGTTTTCTGCTATGGCTGCATCTTCGGCTGCATCGTCCGTCAGTTCCGAAACAATGACGGGTATCTGTTCCATTTCCGCAATGACGGATGCACGGTATCTGCGTTCACCGAAAACAATCTCGTAACGGTCTGTGTCGGCTATCGGGCGCACGGTGATAGGCTGCAAAACTCCCTGCTGTCTGATGCTTTCCGCCAGTTCATACAGGGCGGATTCGCTGAAATATTTACGAGGATTGAAACTGCTCGGCTGAATGTTTGCCAATGATACCAATGTGATGTTTTTCTCTGCTGCTGATTGATTTACTGTTGTTGCTTTCATAATTCTGTTATTTTTTAGTTGATTAAAATTCTGTTTGATAAAATGGTTTCTTTGCTATCTTTCTTTCACCGCTTCGGCTCACCGAAAGAAAGTAGCGGGCGGACTGCTCCGCCCTTGTGAGCCTTATTTGCGGTTATAGCATACGTTTACAAAATTCATTTTCCGTTCTACCGCATTTTTCAGCGTGTAATATGTTCCGCCAACGGGGGCGAGTGCATCGTAATAGACCATAAGGAAAGCGGAGTTATTTAAAAGGTAGTCGTTACGGCACAAAAAACAGCCTTCAAAATAGTTTTCGGATAGGGTTACCACTTCATCGGCTTGCGCCAAAATGTTGTTATAACGCTGTTTGTAGGCTTCGGGGTATCGGTCTGCCTGCCCTTTGAACGGAATAACGCATTTTAGACGGATGTACGGGTATTCCTTTTTGAGCCTTAAAACTTCTTCGGCTGCAATGATGTCGAAGCCGTCAGCCATTCCCGACAAAAAGGTGTGATAACCTTTCTTTATGCAAAATTCCTCTATCGCTGCCCACGTGGTATGTGCCACGTTTATAAAAAAACGTTGGCGGTCGGTCGTGAATTTGGCTATCCGATTGGCACGGTGTCCCGAAAAAGCAACGGTACTTTTTTTCAGCCATTCGTCACGCTCTTTCCGGCATTGCTCCAATGTGGGACGCAATGTTGAAAACAACTCACCGTTTAAGTGTCGGTAGTCATATTGGTAGTATATTTTTCCTCTGAACGCTCCTAAACAGCATTTTATATACTTTTCCTCTCCCAAACCTTTGGTTGTTGATATTCCGTTTTCAGTCAATTTCTTTGTTTCCATATTGGTATATTTTAGATTGTTATTACTTGGTTATTTCTTCCCATACGCCACGCTGTTTGTCAAAATCAACGTTGAAATAATAGGCGGTCTTTGTCTTGGGCTTCTTCCGTCCGCCCAAAACTTGGGTTTCTAAAACCTTGTACCCTTTGCGGGTTTCCGCCACAATTTCACAGGTGAGATATGACAAAAATCTGTGCTTGAATTTCTTTCCTTCCATAATTCAGAATATTAAAAGAATGATTATCAGAACGAAGACGATACCCACAAACAACCGCCAAACAAGGGCGAGAATAAACCGTGCCACGAAGTAAAACAGGAGTACGGCAAAGAATAAGGCGAAAAACTGCCCTACGGTGGTGGTGAAAAAGTAAATCACCACAGACCAAAGGATTAGGCGGTATATCAGTTTGTATATGAGTATCGTTTTCATTTTATCGGGTGTTATGGGCGGATTGCTCCGCCCTTGTTAGTATTTAGGCACAGAATACAAAACCGTCAAGGAACTTGTAACCGTCATTGAACAAGTCACGGGCGAAAGCTGCGTAATCGAAATAATTCAGAGCAAAATCGGGTAGTTCGTAACATTGTTCTATTACTTCACGGGCATAATCTTCTTCCTCGTCATATTGCCCGATATATTCATCATTGAATTTTTTTACAAGGTCGTCCGCATCGGCTTTGCTTAAATCCCTGCTTTCGTAATCCAACCAAGCGGAAAAGGCTTCTTGTACGGTTGAGTCCATATCTTCCACTTTGTCCCGTAGCTCGAAGAATATCTCTGAAATCCAACTTTCGCTAACGAGTTCTTCGGGTATGTTTTCCCGGTCTTGAAACATAAATTCGGGGTCTTCCTCGTCTTTGTGTAGTTCCTTGCACGCTTCCATAAATTCGTCTTTGTCGGCAAAATCGGAGAGATTGAACCATTTGCCGAAAAGTGAACCTGCATTGTACTTGGCGTATGTGCCTACATAAATTGCTGCTTCTGAAAAATCTGCTGCCATAACTCAAAAAATTAAATTGTTACTACTTGTTTTTGTTATCATCGCTTGCCGCCCCAACCAAATTTTTTCCCTTTGGCTGATTGGGAAGAACATTGACAATAATCAAGAGCGGAAAGGGAGAATTGCAATTATCTGAAAAAATGGTAAATACTACCCGCAGGGTGGAGATTTGGCATTTTTTGCGGATTTGCTTTCGCCCCCGCCTACCTTCGTCAATGTTTTCCCAATCAGCCCTAAGGGGGAAAATTCAACCTTTCAGTAAATTGAATGAATGATAAATTACTTATCGGTACAAGTAGATTGTATTTGTTATGAAAACCGGAAAACTCCGTTTCCGGAAAGGAAAAGAAAAGCAGGTTGGTAATGCGGGGTGGAAAGACAACTCTTTGGCGTGGGGGATTCTTCTTTTGCCGATTTATCGGATTAGAAAGAAGGGTACACCACGACAATGTGTTGTGCGGGTTGGCGAGGTGCTTTTCGTCCGGTTACGGTAAACGGACAGAGCAATCAGCTATCCGGCTTTTGCGGATGGCCGTGCGATGGCAGTGGCGGAAACGGGCGGAAAGTTCCGCAGACAAAGGATTATCCTTTCAGTCATGGCAAAGCCCAAAGAAGAAAATAACGGTTGAAAAAACGGGTAAGACAATAAGGGACTGCCGGGACTGCCAGTACTCTCTGACGTTCAAACAAGGGTGAATCCATATTCACCCAGCGTTAGGGATTGAAGGGTAAAGCCCACAGCCCAGCGAGGACTTGCAACGAAAAGCCCGACCGTCTAAGGGAACGCCCCCCAGAACATCTACAAACACATTAAAAACAGAGTATTGACTTTTATAAAACATTATAATTTACAGACAATTTATTTAGTGTACAAGAACGAAAAGCAAACTATTATTTTTATTGAATTAATTCAGATTTATTGCTCTTTTCAGTAACTTTGAAACCAGTAACTAATATAGCCATGAATAAAAACATAATCAACTTTTTAAATGAATACGTCAAAATACCCAATCCACAATATGCCATTATGCTAAGAGGAGCTTGGGGATGTGGTAAGACATTCTTCATTCATCAATGGATGAAACAGTTAAGCAATAACAAGGATGCAGACAAGTTAGAATGGCAACCTATTTATGTTTCTTTATATGGTTTGACCAATATCCAGCAGATTACAGAACAAATCAATAAAGAAATTTCTCCGTGGTTATATAGCAAAGGAATGAAGTTTGCTAAGAAAATACTAAAAGTCGCTTCGAAAATCGCACTAAAGTATGATCTCGATATGGATGGTAATGGAAAAAATGAAGGAAGTGTAACTTATAATCTGGATTCCATTCTATTATTGAAAGAGGACAATACCGAGATAAAAGGGAATAAGATTTTGATTTTTGATGACCTCGAAAGATGTGATGTAAAATTGGAAACCTTGTTAGGATACATCAATTACTTTTCAGAACACTGTAAATGCAAAGTTATCATCATTGGTGATGAAGATAAAATTACCGAAAAGGAGAATAAGGACAGTAATTTGAAGTTTAAAGATTTCAAAGAGAAGACTATCGGACGCACTTTCGAAATTAAAGTAAATGTAGAAGAAACACTTGATTTTTTCATCAATGAAATATCTGCCAACAACAGAAATCTTCTGCTGGAAAACAAAGAGTTAATAATTAAAATATTCCATGCTTCTAAATTCAATAACTTGCGAGTGCTCCGTCAATGCTTGAACGACTATCATAGAATAGTTATGGCGTTACCCGAACATTATCATAAATCTCCTAAATATAAACTTATCATAACATCATTATTGGCAAATTTTGTCGCTGTTTATTGTGAATATAAAAGTGGAAATACCCAGATTGGACATTTATTCAATAGCTTATCCAAAATGTTTACTGATAGGGAAATAGATGAAGAACGTGAAAATATTTTATCCAAATACCGTTTTATTGAAATAGGTAGAAAGCTGGATATTTTTAGTGATTTTCTTGTCAATGAAATTGTTTGTTACTTGGAAAGTGGATATTTTGATACAACTTACCTGCAACAATATTTTGCTGCTGAAAATACCAGTTTGAAAAGTTGGGAGTACCTATATGACTATTGGAGATTAGATAATGAAGAATATGAAAAATATTACGATGAAACGATACGATATTATTTAGCAGATAAAAGCACGGATTTGAGAGAACTCTTTATCATTATATCAGTTCTTTCTGTCTTATCTAATGATAATCTTGTTTCCGTATCTGAAAAGGACATTATAACCCAAGGTAAACATTCTATAAACAGGCTGATGGAAGGAATTAGCGGCATTGAGGATCTATTGAATTGCAAATCAAAAGTACATTCAGGTATAGGAAGAAACCATAATAATGTCGGCTCTTACAAAATTTTGAATAAGTTGATTGCGTATTTTGAGAAACTGTTTGAGCAAAGATTTGAAAAATGTCCCAATAAAGTGTCTGTTATGTTGGAAAATTTAACGGATGAGACTTGCGAACGTTTGAGTTTGGCACTTAACGACATGCTTCCGGTTAGACAGATACTTTATAGAGATACTTCGATATTTCAAGAGGCTGATGCGGATAAAGTTTCGAATAGTATTTTGGGATTATCAAATGAATCACGAAATACTTTCCTGCATTTTTTATTATTCCGTTATAAATTTACCTCTTCCGGCAATGAAATAGAATACTTGAGTAAATGTTGTCAATTAGATTTACCGCAACTAAAATTAATCAACCGGAAATTAAAGATAGAAGCGGCAAACAAAAGATTTATAGAAAAGTATTCTATTGAGAAAATCACGAACCTAATAGATGAAATTACTGCAAAAATAGAATAGCTATTTCTGTTCGTCCTCAAAAGCGATGGTCTTGGCAAGGAACAGACCGATTACAAACTTTGCTCCGTGTTCGATCAGTTTGCGCTTCGTTTGTATGAATCCTTCGCCAGTTGTCAGTAGATCATCAATTAACAGAACGCATTTGTCCTTGAAATATTCGGGATGAAATTGCAGGTTTGCGGTCTTGTCCTGCCCGTGTGTGCCTTTGAGTTGAGGACGGTCGGCGGCAAGGGTGATAGCCCCGTAGCCGTCGGCTATTCCGATGTCCGCCGATAGTTTCCGGCAAAACTCTTCGTAACGGATGCGGTTCTTCTCACGGGTGGATGCGGGAATAGGAACGAGTACGGCACGGTGCTTGTTCTCCTGAATGGCACGGATTCGGCTGATAGCAATGGAAAAGAGCTTGACGGTGAGGTCGGTTTTGTGCCCGGACTTGAATTTGAAAATAAGGTTGGAAATCTTCTTGCCCTCAAAGGTGATCTTGTCGTTGCGCCGGACGGGGCAATAATCATACAGGTAAAGGCACAGGCTGCCGTCCAGACGGAAAAAGCCCTGAAAACGGTTATCCAACGGGTAAAAGGCTTTGCGGAAATCGTTCAGGAAGGTAAAGATGAGAACGTTGTTCCAGAAACGGGCTTCGTCCTCGCTGCCGGACTTCAAATAGTACATGAAGCCTGCCAGATGCCCGCTTTCGTACAAGCCCATGCCGATAGTCAGCCTCTCGTTGAAACAGGTCTGATTGACGATATGCCATCCGTAAGATGCAAACTGCTGTTCGTAATCGGAACGGGTTTCGAGCAGGAAATAGAATTTGCCGTCGTCCTCGAAACGGATCACGTACTCGCACCGAAGGGCGACCTTGCATAAAATGCGGTTTTCTTCCTCGAAAGTTTCGGGAATGGCAAGAAAGGTGTATTGGGCTACAAATATAGGGCGTTCCATAGTTAAACGTGTTTGTTCATTTGCAAAGGAATGGATTCCTTGCGAACCTGCAAATAAACAGCGGGGAAAATATGCAGGCTGCAAGAAAATATGTTGCCCTTTGCTTCGTTTTGCACCACTTCGGACACGACAAAGCTACAAGCGTGGAGCAAAACACGGACAAGCGGTACATAAACGCACCGGGGCATCCGTAACAGTCTGTATATTTGCGGGAAACAGTAAATTATCGGATATGGAAATAGTGACTATTGAGAAAAAGACCTTTGAAGAGATGAAAGAGAAGTTCAATCGGTTCAGCGAGCATTTACAACAGTTGTGTTCACGGTACAGACCGCCGGAAAAGATGAACTGGCTGGATAATGCGGACGTGTGCGAGAAACTCAACGTGAGCAAACGGACATTACAGACGTACCGTGACAGCGGAAGGCTGGCATACAGCCAGATAAACCATAAGTTGTATTACAGGCTGGAAGATGTGGAAGCGTTCTTAACGGCAATGAGCAAGGAACAGGTAGAGGAAGAATAAGATGGAAGTGATTACAAAGGACATGGAAGAGGTAAAGGCGTATTTCGAGGCTCTGGAACGGGGCACGAAGTACGTGGATAACGTAACGGCGAACTTTCACCCGGTGATGAACGGCGAGGTGTACCTGACGGGGGAAGAGGTATGCAGGATATTGCATATCACTACCCGCACCTTGCAGGATTACCGGGCGCAACGGATTATCCCGTTCATTTCGCTGCCGGGCAAAACGCTGTACAGACAATCGGACTTGCTGCGTATGTTGGAAGAGAACTATGTGCAGATGAAGCAAAAGAGCAAACGAAGGAAAAGCTCTACTTAACTTTTGGGTGCGGTGCATGGGTAAATGCAGCAAAGGCAGGAGTTCCACCGGGGAGTTCCTGCCTTTGCCGTATTTTGCCTTGCCGGATGGGATTCAGGCGGTTTCACGCATGGCGACTGCCTGCTTTTTGACCTTCTTTTGTGTCTTGTCAAGGACTTTCTTCTGCATGGCTGCGAGGTTGCCGGAGATCGAACGGAAATCGGAGCTTACCATCTTGTTAGTCACTTCGGCGTATATTTGGGTGGTGCTGATATGCTTGTGACCGAGTATCTTTGAAAGTGCCTCAATCGTACCGCCGTTACAGAGATAGACCGTCGTAGCGAAGGTATGCCTCGAAAGGTGGAAGGTGACTTCCTTGTTGATTTTGCAAACGGCGGCTATCTTTTTAAGGTAGTCGTTACAAGTGCCGTTGCCCGGCATGGGAAACACGTAATCATCTTCCGCAAGCCCCTTGTAGCGTTCGATCAGTTCTTTGGCAATCTCCATCAGGGGGACGTTGCTCGATACCTTGGTCTTTGTCCTGCGGGTGATAATCCATTCTTCGCCGTCGAAATCCATACGCTGGATCTTGTCATAGGTGAGTGTCTTTATATCTATGTAACTCAATCCGGTAAAGCAGCCGAAAAGGAACATATCACGGACGAGGTTGGTCTGTTTATCCACAAACACGGTATTGGCTATCAGTTTCAGTTCTTCTTCCGTGAGGTAGCCCCGGTCGGTTTCCTGCATTTCGAGGCTGTACTCGCTGAACGGATCGGTGCGGATAATTCCCCTGCGCCAAGCCTTGTCGGTCAGGCTGAGTATGGGCATGGTGTAAATCCAGAGGGTATTTGCGCTCAATCCCTTTTCGTTCCGCAGGTAGCTGTCGAAATCGTCTATGAAGTCTTTCGTCAGTTCCTTGTAAGCCATATCGGTACGCTTCCTCTTCTCCCACATGAAGGCTTCGAGGTGCTTGTAAACGGTCAGGTATTTGTTATAGGTGGACTTCGCACGGAGTTTCTTTTCCACCATTTCGCCAAATTCCCTGTTCATGGTCTGGAAGTCTTTTAGGATGCAGTTCTCCATCACGCCGATGCCTAAAAAGGCATTGCGCACCTTCTCGGAAGTGACAAAATCGTCCGCCCGGAGTATCTGGTAGTAGTGGTTGTTGATGCGGGCTTTGATCTCTTCCAACTGCGGGTTGATCTCCAAGGCTTCGGCGGACTTGCCGCTTACTTTTCCGGCTTCGGCGTTCCACAAGGAAGGGGTGACGAACAGCTTTGCGCTGAACGTGGCAATATCGCCGTCAATGGTGATACGTGCCATTACAGGGGCTTTTCCGTCGCTTACTCTCACTGCTGTTCTCTTCACGTAGAACAGGACTTTAAAGGTGCTTCTCTTTGTTTTCATAACTCTAAATATTCGTTTGTAAAGGTAATTACTTTCCCGTTACCACGAGTTATGAAGGATTACGCAAAATAGTGAAACAGAACTTGTTACCGTTATAGTAGGGTGTCATGGATTAGGTAATGACTTAGTACCTGAACTATGGCTTAACCCTACTTTTCGGGGCTTTTTTTGCCTATGGCTGTTTCTTTCCGCTTTGCTACTAAGATGCTGACCTGCTTATTTTTAAGCTAAACTTTGCTTTTCTTTGCGACTGTTCCCGATTTTTCAATGAAAAAGATACTGAAGCTATTGCAGGTTTCAAAAAAATATCTACCTTTGCATCCGCAATCGAGAGAGATGCTTTAGTGGATGTTTTGGTGCGTTAGTTCAGTTGGTTAGAATACATGCCTGTCACGCATGGGGTCACGGGTTCGAGTCCCGTACGCACCGCAACAAATATTGATTATCAATTTGTTATAATAAAACACCCAATTTTACATTCAATAATGTGTAAAGTTGGGTGTTTTATTTATGCTTTTAAAGTTGGAATTCTAATTGCGTAAAAACTGAGCTGGTAAATAGATGCACTATTTACCAGCTCAGTTTTTAAAAATCGATATTAAATAGTAGAAAAGAAGCAAAAGCGTTAAACTTGTTTTTTCGACAAAAACAAGTAAATCAAAAAAATGGCAGTAACAATATCTACAAAATTCCAAATATCACGTCCCAATGGAAGCTTTATCAGGGGCTGAAACAACAAGGCTAAGCTAAGAGTTATAATGTACATTTTTTTTTGTTTTTGATAATAATAGTCATAAGCCATAACTCCAAATGCAATAGCTGATATATATCTTATCAAAATATAATAGCCGTATGGCATAGGCATTAAACATATCAGCAAAGCGATTGCCAATAGTATGTAACAGTACTTTATCATCTTTTATTACCTCCAAAAATAAAAGATAAAACAGAGGAAATTCCAAATATCCAATAGAATACCGAATATGCAGTAGTATGAACGACGGCTTTATACAATACGTCATCAAATATTAAGCTTCTGACAAAATTGATTGGCAAGAATATTCCATGCCAAATTCCCGAATACCAACAATATGATTCAGCAGGGTGAATATCACATAATAACCAACCGACAACACATATTGCTATTACTTGTATAAAAATCCTTGTTATCATAATTAACTAAACATTTTGTTCATTGCATTTATTTTTTCTATTGTATTTACAATATCGTTTTCTGTATAACCAAGTTTTTCAAATGTTTCGATCAGTAGTTCTCCTCCAATATATTTCTGTCCTTCATCTCTTGCTAGCATTACAAGACCAAAACATTGATAAAGGAGTGAATCTATAATTACTGTATCAGAAATAGAATATAGTTGTTCCATGAGTCCGTCAGCTTGTCCATGCGTGTGAAAATAACTATCTGCCTGATCCGAAGTGACATTTAGTGAATTTCGTGTAATAGAGACTATTTTATTAGCTTCTATGTAATTCCGACTATTTCCACGAGCCAATTCTTGAAAAGAAGATAGTAAATTTAAAATAGAATACTTTTGC
The Bacteroides caecimuris DNA segment above includes these coding regions:
- a CDS encoding ParB/RepB/Spo0J family partition protein; the protein is MKATTVNQSAAEKNITLVSLANIQPSSFNPRKYFSESALYELAESIRQQGVLQPITVRPIADTDRYEIVFGERRYRASVIAEMEQIPVIVSELTDDAAEDAAIAENLQREDVTPIEEANAYQRMIETGRHTVATLAVRFGKNENYIRTRLKFTALIPEIAELLETDEITISVAAEICRYGEDIQREVYEKHLQDGNNYNSWRGLKAADVAKRIESNYTTDLRYYSFDKTECATCAHNTNNLLLFADGGCGHCANRTCLAEMNASFLMERAVQIIRQQPKVSLCRDRYSTNETVIERLIALGYEVESLEKHTAFPTSPNEPKEENFNNPERYEEARTRYEQQWADYMEKEEEITGRSEAGEITVYAKIGKQEITFCYVENVTEADGTSTEATLSPVQKLEKQDERNKEIAVERTVEDTKRQIMEADITGGKFGADEEKMLYFFMLSNLRSEHFAAVGITEEGKHYLTNEDKMNIVENLTVRIKTIIRRDYLIANFRSAYGNNTEASLLLDFARKHMPEELSAIESGYNEVYEKRHQRIEERKAVLLVQEKTKAKGHEITQAEEQPQPEGIAA
- a CDS encoding SLOG family protein encodes the protein METKKLTENGISTTKGLGEEKYIKCCLGAFRGKIYYQYDYRHLNGELFSTLRPTLEQCRKERDEWLKKSTVAFSGHRANRIAKFTTDRQRFFINVAHTTWAAIEEFCIKKGYHTFLSGMADGFDIIAAEEVLRLKKEYPYIRLKCVIPFKGQADRYPEAYKQRYNNILAQADEVVTLSENYFEGCFLCRNDYLLNNSAFLMVYYDALAPVGGTYYTLKNAVERKMNFVNVCYNRK
- a CDS encoding antirestriction protein ArdA; translation: MAADFSEAAIYVGTYAKYNAGSLFGKWFNLSDFADKDEFMEACKELHKDEEDPEFMFQDRENIPEELVSESWISEIFFELRDKVEDMDSTVQEAFSAWLDYESRDLSKADADDLVKKFNDEYIGQYDEEEDYAREVIEQCYELPDFALNYFDYAAFARDLFNDGYKFLDGFVFCA
- a CDS encoding P-loop NTPase fold protein, which translates into the protein MNKNIINFLNEYVKIPNPQYAIMLRGAWGCGKTFFIHQWMKQLSNNKDADKLEWQPIYVSLYGLTNIQQITEQINKEISPWLYSKGMKFAKKILKVASKIALKYDLDMDGNGKNEGSVTYNLDSILLLKEDNTEIKGNKILIFDDLERCDVKLETLLGYINYFSEHCKCKVIIIGDEDKITEKENKDSNLKFKDFKEKTIGRTFEIKVNVEETLDFFINEISANNRNLLLENKELIIKIFHASKFNNLRVLRQCLNDYHRIVMALPEHYHKSPKYKLIITSLLANFVAVYCEYKSGNTQIGHLFNSLSKMFTDREIDEERENILSKYRFIEIGRKLDIFSDFLVNEIVCYLESGYFDTTYLQQYFAAENTSLKSWEYLYDYWRLDNEEYEKYYDETIRYYLADKSTDLRELFIIISVLSVLSNDNLVSVSEKDIITQGKHSINRLMEGISGIEDLLNCKSKVHSGIGRNHNNVGSYKILNKLIAYFEKLFEQRFEKCPNKVSVMLENLTDETCERLSLALNDMLPVRQILYRDTSIFQEADADKVSNSILGLSNESRNTFLHFLLFRYKFTSSGNEIEYLSKCCQLDLPQLKLINRKLKIEAANKRFIEKYSIEKITNLIDEITAKIE
- a CDS encoding ComF family protein; protein product: MERPIFVAQYTFLAIPETFEEENRILCKVALRCEYVIRFEDDGKFYFLLETRSDYEQQFASYGWHIVNQTCFNERLTIGMGLYESGHLAGFMYYLKSGSEDEARFWNNVLIFTFLNDFRKAFYPLDNRFQGFFRLDGSLCLYLYDYCPVRRNDKITFEGKKISNLIFKFKSGHKTDLTVKLFSIAISRIRAIQENKHRAVLVPIPASTREKNRIRYEEFCRKLSADIGIADGYGAITLAADRPQLKGTHGQDKTANLQFHPEYFKDKCVLLIDDLLTTGEGFIQTKRKLIEHGAKFVIGLFLAKTIAFEDEQK
- a CDS encoding helix-turn-helix domain-containing protein, whose translation is MEIVTIEKKTFEEMKEKFNRFSEHLQQLCSRYRPPEKMNWLDNADVCEKLNVSKRTLQTYRDSGRLAYSQINHKLYYRLEDVEAFLTAMSKEQVEEE
- a CDS encoding helix-turn-helix domain-containing protein is translated as MEVITKDMEEVKAYFEALERGTKYVDNVTANFHPVMNGEVYLTGEEVCRILHITTRTLQDYRAQRIIPFISLPGKTLYRQSDLLRMLEENYVQMKQKSKRRKSST
- a CDS encoding site-specific integrase gives rise to the protein MKTKRSTFKVLFYVKRTAVRVSDGKAPVMARITIDGDIATFSAKLFVTPSLWNAEAGKVSGKSAEALEINPQLEEIKARINNHYYQILRADDFVTSEKVRNAFLGIGVMENCILKDFQTMNREFGEMVEKKLRAKSTYNKYLTVYKHLEAFMWEKRKRTDMAYKELTKDFIDDFDSYLRNEKGLSANTLWIYTMPILSLTDKAWRRGIIRTDPFSEYSLEMQETDRGYLTEEELKLIANTVFVDKQTNLVRDMFLFGCFTGLSYIDIKTLTYDKIQRMDFDGEEWIITRRTKTKVSSNVPLMEIAKELIERYKGLAEDDYVFPMPGNGTCNDYLKKIAAVCKINKEVTFHLSRHTFATTVYLCNGGTIEALSKILGHKHISTTQIYAEVTNKMVSSDFRSISGNLAAMQKKVLDKTQKKVKKQAVAMRETA
- a CDS encoding DUF6804 family protein, whose protein sequence is MIKYCYILLAIALLICLMPMPYGYYILIRYISAIAFGVMAYDYYYQKQKKMYIITLSLALLFQPLIKLPLGRDIWNFVDIVTAIFLIYLFLSKKQV